The Microtus ochrogaster isolate Prairie Vole_2 unplaced genomic scaffold, MicOch1.0 UNK35, whole genome shotgun sequence genome has a segment encoding these proteins:
- the LOC101987660 gene encoding olfactory receptor 10J1-like — MMRRNHTVVSEFVFQGFSSFQEFKLTLFTIFLTLYLLTLTGNVIIVIIISIDRHLHTPMYFFLSMLSTSETVYTLVIVPRMLSSLVGSSQSISLAGCATQMFFFITLAINNCFLLTAMGYDRYVAICNPLRYTVIMNKGVCAQLVWGSCSIGLLVAIIQIASVFRAPFCDKEVAHYFCDIRPVMKLSCADTTLHDIVNFIISSLVIVVPMGLVFISYVLIISTILKIASAEGRKKAFATCASHLTVVIIHYGCASFAYLKPKSENTRDQDQLISVTYTVFTPLLNPVVYTLRNKEVKDAIYRAIRKKTLA, encoded by the coding sequence ATGATGAGAAGAAACCACACAGTGGTGAGCGAATTTGTTTTCCAAGGTTTCTCCAGCTTCCAGGAATTTAAGCTTACTCTCTTTACGATATTTCTGACCTTGTACCTGCTAACCCTGACTGGCAATGTCATTATTGTGATAATTATCAGCATTGATCGTCACCttcacactcccatgtactttttTCTTAGTATGCTTTCTACTTCAGAGACGGTGTACACACTGGTTATTGTGCCAAGGATGCTTTCCAGCCTTGTAGGTTCAAGCCAATCCATTTCTTTGGCTGGCTGTGCTACCCAGATGTTCTTTTTCATTACTTTGGCCATTAACAACTGTTTTCTGCTCACAGCAATGGGATATGACCGCTACGTAGCCATCTGCAACCCCTTGAGGTACACGGTCATCATGAACAAGGGGGTATGTGCCCAGCTAGTATGGGGGTCCTGCAGCATTGGGCTGCTTGTGGCCATAATTCAAATAGCATCTGTGTTCAGGGCACCTTTCTGTGACAAAGAGGTAGCTCACTATTTCTGTGACATCCGCCCTGTTATGAAACTGTCTTGTGCCGATACTACTCTACATGACATAGTGAACTTTATCATCAGCTCACTGGTTATTGTGGTGCCCATGGGCTTGGTTTTCATCTCGTACGTCCTCATCATCTCCACCATCCTCAAGATTGCCTCtgctgagggaaggaagaaggcctTTGCAACCTGTGCCTCCCACCTCACTGTGGTCATCATCCACTACGGCTGTGCCTCTTTTGCCTACCTCAAGCCCAAATCAGAGAACACCAGAGATCAAGACCAGCTGATCTCAGTAACTTATACTGTTTTTACTCCTCTGCTCAACCCTGTGGTATATACCTTGAGAAACAAAGAAGTCAAGGACGCCATTTACCGTGCTATTAGGAAAAAAACTCTTGCCTAG
- the LOC102000963 gene encoding mucosal pentraxin-like, protein MAKLIVGALLLSVLTGGVAQLDMKGKAFIFPQESATAYVSLIPQVKKSLQNFTLCLKAFTDLTRPYSLFSYNTKTRDNEILLFVEKVGEYMFYVGNSGVIFKAPLNPYAPIHICVSWESASGIAELWLNGKPLGRKGLKKGYTVGGEAKIIIGQEQDSFGGRFDIKQSFVGDIWEVAMWDHVVPLKMMDDGCRSGNLINWQSLIFEDNGYVVTKPKLWD, encoded by the exons ATGGCCAAGCTCATTGTGGGTGCCCTGCTTCTCTCTGTTCTTACAGGAGGTGTAGCCCAATTAG ACATGAAGGGGAAGGCATTTATTTTCCCTCAAGAATCAGCCACTGCCTATGTGTCCCTGATCCCTCAGGTGAAGAAGTCACTGCAGAACTTCACATTGTGTCTGAAGGCCTTCACTGACCTCACCCGCCCTTACAGCCTCTTCTCCTACAATACAAAGACCAGGGACAATGAGATTCTTCTCTTTGTGGAGAAAGTGGGAGAGTACATGTTCTATGTTGGGAATTCGGGAGTCATTTTCAAAGCACCCCTAAATCCCTATGCCCCAATCCATATCTGTGTGAGCTGGGAGTCTGCCTCTGGGATTGCAGAACTCTGGCTAAATGGAAAGCctttgggaagaaagggcttgAAGAAGGGGTACACTGTAGGGGGTGAGGCAAAGATTATCATCGGACAAGAGCAGGATTCCTTTGGGGGACGTTTTGATATAAAACAATCCTTTGTTGGGGATATTTGGGAGGTGGCCATGTGGGACCATGTGGTACCCCTAAAAATGATGGATGATGGGTGTCGCAGTGGCAACCTTATAAATTGGCAATCACTTATTTTTGAAGACAATGGCTATGTGGTGACTAAACCCAAACTGTGGGATTAA